A single window of Nerophis ophidion isolate RoL-2023_Sa unplaced genomic scaffold, RoL_Noph_v1.0 HiC_scaffold_42, whole genome shotgun sequence DNA harbors:
- the LOC133546756 gene encoding gastrula zinc finger protein XlCGF57.1-like: MSTLQMLRALVDQRLTAAVEEIFVVLERTIAEHEAELSRTKEDYNQLLDAVFKKHQVVLHRTDVEEHLFREQEEEPQSPHIKEEVETPRTHNVKLTLHIKGQAEDPLNLHIKKEEDDPLTPHFKEQENPLNPHIKEEEEDQEAPHIREEEEEEGISQPKWLEEFPVTGVPVKSEDDEVKGESEERGGGEPPSSSSTQHMTTEADGDHCGGSQADKLLAPLSDSEDTTSHSPDTDDEDSKDDKTCHTDNTHFTCSHCHKTFKYHSSLKLHIRSHTGEKPFSCSLCSKGFTQRQNVKEHMRTHTGEKPFSCSECGKGFVLSKHLKVHMRTHTGEKPFSCSICGKDFTQINNLKRHKRTHTGEKPFSCSTCGKGCTSSTDVKGHMRTHTGEKPFSCSICGKGFTQSQDVKRHMRTHTGEKTFSCSTCGKGFAQSNNLKRHKRTHTGEKPFSCSSCGKGFTRSTDVKGHMRTHTGEKPFSCSICGKGFTTCTYVKVHMRTHTGE; this comes from the exons atgtctacattacaaatgttgagagcgttggtggatcagcgactaactgctgccgttgaagaaatatttgtagtgttagaaagaacgatagcagaacacgaggcggaactttctagaacaaaagaggattacaatcaactactggacgctgttttcaagaaacatcaagttgtgttacacagaacag ATGTCGAAGAACATCTTTTTCGTGAGCAGGAagaggaaccacagtccccccacattaaagaggaagttgAGACGCCAcggacccataatgttaaactgacccttcacattaaagggcaagcggaggacccactgaacttacacatcaaaaaggaagaggatgatccactgacccctcactttaaggagcaagagaacccactgaaccctcacattaaagaggaagaggaggaccaagaggcgccgcacattagagaggaagaggaggaagagggcatcagtcagcctaaatggttggaggagttcccagtgactggtgtccctgtgaagagtgaagatgatgaggtgaaaggtgaaagtgaggagaggggagggggggagcctccaagcagcagctcaacacaacacatgacaacagaagctgatggagaccactgtggaggatcacaagcagacaagctcttagctccactatcagatagtgaggacacaacgtcacactctcctgacactgatgatgaagactctaaagatgataagacatgtcacactgacaacactcacttcacttgttctcactgtcacaaaacctttaaataccatagttCTCTGAAATTACACATAagatcacacactggagaaaaacctttttcttgttcactctgtagtaaaggttttacacaacgtcaaaatgtgaaagaacacatgagaacacacactggagaaaaacctttttcttgctcagaatgtggtaaaggttttgttctcagtaaacatttgaaagtacacatgagaacacacaccggtgaaaaacctttttcctgttcaatctgtggtaaagattttacacaaattaataatttgaaaagacacaagagaacacacactggagaaaaacctttttcctgttcgacctgtggtaaaggttgtACAAGCAGTACAGATGTGAaaggacacatgagaacacacactggtgaaaaacctttttcttgttcaatctgtggtaaaggttttacacaaagtcaggatgtgaaaagacacatgagaacacacactggtgaaaaaaccttttcatgttcaacctgtggtaaaggttttgcacaaagtaataatttgaaaagacacaagagaacacacactggagaaaaacctttttcctgttcgtcctgtggtaaaggttttacaagaagtacagatgtgaaaggacacatgagaacacacactggtgaaaaacctttttcttgttcaatctgtggtaaaggttttacaacatgtacatatgtgaaagtacacatgagaacacacactggtgaataa
- the LOC133546753 gene encoding zinc finger protein ZFP2-like, which yields MCERTIAEYEEELCPTKEEKERQHQKPQVVLHRTDVQQPPHIKEEEEDPQPPHIKEEEEEVWMSQEGECPVGQEEADVSKFPLTVVSVKTEKHEDKPPESSQLHHSPNLNEEHLPHEREVEPQYPHIHKEEEVPHSQHIKEGGEEPHPPHIKEEHETPQTHNVKLTLHIKGQAEDPLILHIKKEEDDPLTPHFKEQENPLNPHIKEEEEDQEPPHIKEEEEEDGISQPKWLEEFPVTGVPVKSEDDEVKGESEERGGGEPPSSSSTQHMTTEADGDHCGGSQADKLLAPLSDSEDTTSHSPDTDDEDSKDDKTCHTDNTHFTCPHCHKTFKYHCRLKSHMRTHTGEKTVICSLCGKGFAQSNNLKVHMRTHTGEKTFSCSICGKSFAQSQDLKKHWRTHTGEKPFSCSICGKGFAQSQDLKVHMRTHTGEKAFSCSTCGKGFTQSQNLKAHKRTHTCDKSHSCSICNRSFGDRPTLVAHMRTHSGKKTFSCSICGKGFTQSQDLKVHMRTHTGEKPFSCSTCGKSFTQSQSLKRHMRTHTGEKAFSCSICGKGFTQSQDVKVHMTTHTGEKSHSCSICNRSFGERSSLVAHMRIHPGEKVLSCSVCGERLSSK from the exons atgtccagcagccccctcacattaaagaggaagaggaggatccacagcccccccacattaaagaggaagaggaggaagtgtggatgagtcaggagggagagtgtcctgtagggcaggaggaggctgatgtcagcaagtttccactgactgttgtctctgtgaagactgaaaagcatgaagacaaaccacctgagtcctcacagcttcatcacagtccaa acctcaATGAAGAACATCTACCTCATGAGCGGGAGGTGGAACCACAGTACCCCCACATACAcaaggaagaagaggtaccacattcccaacacatcaaagagggaggagaggagccacatcccccccacattaaagaggaacatgagacgccacagacccataatgttaaactgacccttcacattaaagggcaagcggaggacccactcatcttacacatcaaaaaggaagaggatgatccactgacccctcactttaaggagcaagagaacccactgaaccctcacattaaagaggaagaagaggaccaagagccgccgcacattaaagaggaagaggaggaagatggcatcagtcagcctaaatggttggaggagttcccagtgactggtgtccctgtgaagagtgaagatgatgaggtgaaaggtgaaagtgaggagaggggagggggggagcctccaagcagcagctcaacacaacacatgacaacagaagctgatggagaccactgtggaggatcacaagcagacaagctcttagctccactatcagatagtgaggacacaacgtcacactctcctgacactgatgatgaagactctaaagatgataagacatgtcacactgacaacactcacttcacatgtcctcactgtcacaaaacttttaaataccattgtcgtctgaaatcacacatgagaacacacactggagaaaaaactgttatctgttcactctgtggtaaaggttttgcacaaagtaacaatttgaaagtccacatgagaacacacactggtgaaaaaacattttcttgttcaatctgtggtaaaagttttgcacaaagtcaggatttgaaaaAACActggagaacacacactggagaaaaacctttttcttgttcaatctgtggtaaaggttttgcacaaagtcaggatttgaaagtacacatgagaacacacactggtgaaaaagctttttcctgttcaacctgtggtaaaggttttacacaaagtcagaatttgaaagcacacaagagaacacacacttgtgataaatcacattcctgttcaatctgcaacagaagctttggtgaCCGACcaacccttgtagcacacatgagaacacacagtggtaaaaaaactttttcttgttcaatatgtggtaaaggttttacacaaagtcaggatttgaaagtacacatgagaacacacactggtgaaaaaccgttttcttgttcaacctgtggtaaaagttttacacaaagtcaaagtttgaaaagacacatgagaacacacactggtgaaaaagctttttcctgttcaatctgtggtaaaggttttacacaaagtcaagatgtgaaagtgcacatgacaacacacactggtgaaaaatcacattcctgttcaatctgcaacagaagctttggtgaacgatcaagccttgtagcacacatgagaatacacccgggagagaaagtgttgagttgcagtgtgtgtggtgaaagattgtcttctaagtag